In Anomalospiza imberbis isolate Cuckoo-Finch-1a 21T00152 chromosome 10, ASM3175350v1, whole genome shotgun sequence, the DNA window TCAGCAGATGTTCCAGGTAAGGCAGGCTTCGCTATGTATGTTTCAGTTTTACTGGACTCTTGGACAGTATTTGTAGTTTTGCTACATGAACCTTCAGATCCTGTCATGTGCTGCGTATCCTCAGTTACTTCTGCTCTGTTGTACagcagtgttttctttttctccttaataGTTTTTGATTTTGTAATGCACTTCCCATAATTATCCGACCCATACTTACAGTCATCACTTACTGACTGACTGGGTAGGCTATTTGAAGATTCTGTCTTACTGTTTTCTATGGAAGTGACTGTTTTACTGTGCATTATTACTGATGAAACTCTGCTACTGTGCATTATAACAGAGGGTGCAGAACTGCTGTAACTGATGACAGAGGTTGAATTTTCATTTACGTTAGCTAAAGACACAACTGAGGAATCACACTCCTGTGAACCTGAGTCATTCGCAGCAGTGGAAACTCTTTTTTCAGCTGGGAAGAAGTCTCTCTGCAGGTCAGAATTTAAGATACCTGCTCCTCCAGAGAAAGAATTCTGAGTATTTGTGGAAGATGCTGTATTATTACATGAAGATGTATCCAAGGCCAGAGTTCTGTTGTTTGATATTATACTATGTTGAAAATTCAGTGGTGGTAGCTCAGAGCTAAGAGAACTCGGAATGAAACAGTTAGTAGAAGCAGTTTCATTAGCCTGGGTACTTGTTGGAACATTTTCATAGGAAGAATTTCGATAGGATTTATAAGGCAGTCGCCTGCATTTCATAGGTAAGAGTCGATACAGTTTGTATGGGTACATATTTGGTTTTAAACCCCCATTGGCCGTCTTTTTATTTACTGACAGGCGATGGTCAATTGCATGGAAAGACTTCTGGTGATTTTTCAGTATATAGTAAGTCATGAAGGTCTCCAGACAGAAAATGCACTGGTAGCGTCTCTCTCCAGTGTGCCAGATCTCATGTCGGGTGCGGTACTCGGCTAACGCAAAGACTTTATTGCAGTAGTGACATGGGTATGTTCTTCTCCAGGAATGCACATTTGCGTGTCTTCGAAGGCTGGACAATGTGACATAACTACGCTTGCAAACAACGCAAGTGTATAATATCTGCCCATCAACGACTTTAACCAAATGATCCGTTTCTGGTAAAGTGCAGTTTGCATTAGAACAATCAGTGATGCTGTTTTCAGACAACAGAGGCTCTGTGTTCGCACAGGAGCTTCCATTCCGTCCCTCTGTAGCAGTACAGTTATCAGCAAAATTTTGTTCATTTCCATTGTGAGCTGGTAAGTTACTTGATCTCATGCAGACTTGTTCATGACTTTCCAGTATATTCAGATTTGCAAATTGTTTGCTGCAGTATTTGCATATGAAAGTTTCCTGATGCTCTGAGTGGAGCTGAAGGTGAGCAGTGAGTAACACCCGGTCATTGAACGATTTTGCACAATAGTTACAACTGTAAACAGGTGGAGTGACTGTCGCCCCAGATGCAGAGACATTAGCAGAAgtgttttcctcttctctggatACACGTAAATCTCCTGGTTTATTTTGAGATTTTGGAAAGGAAGTAATTGTCTGATCAGTAACTGCTTCGTGCTGGGCTTCTGCAGTGGTTACGGTAGAGGCTGGTACTTTTGCTACAGCCAAACCGGTACCCTGGGGCATAAAGGCTGACTTAGGAATACTACCAGCTTGTTTTCCCTGCTGAATGACTGGGGTGGCTTGGTGATTTTCATAGCGGTCCTCAGCCACCTGGTATGAAGGGCTGCTGTCCTGGTCAACAAAAGGTGCTCCTTGTGAAGTATCTCCCCCAGAAGAAACTGCATAGGAGTGTTCAGCCAAGGTACTGGCTGGCTCAGCATCTTTGCACACATCACTTCTGTCGAGGCCAATGCTGGGAGCTTGTATTGTGTCAGATACCTTTTTAAAGCTGGCCCTCAAATCAAGGGGAGAAAACaaattgttttctgtttcaaaaattGAGAATGCATTTGTAATTCGTGGTCCATTTGTCACAGCAGAATCTTCATGTCGcttttcatgtttttcctctttgacAGTCCCTTTTTCATTAACACAGTATGAATAGGGACAGGGGGAACTTGAAAAATTTACATCTGTAAGATCTTCTAGAAATGATATTCCCAgttttttccctgcagctgcaAGGTCCGTTACAGTTTCCTGCCTCTTAACAACTACTGTGGAACTGTAGATGTAGTTCAGTATCTCTGTAAACACTTCAGCTTTGAGATCATCTAACTCCAGTACGTGACCTGAAATACAGATAGTACGACtccaaaaaatgtttttaaagtaaAGGCTTGAAGCTGCCAGCACATTGCTATGCGCTTTAAATTTGGTGTCTTCCACGATTATGGTGACATCACATAAAATACCCCGAATGCGCTGTTCATTTAAAATGGAAAGTACAGTGTCACTGTGGAAGTCGTCCTTGAGGTCCTTTGAGTGGGACATGACTGTCAtctacaagagaaaaaaaaataaattagaaggCATTTTTCATCCATTTCAGTTACACATTAAGTTTATAGttctatattatttttatgtattttttagtTTATTAACTTTGAAAGTTTAAGAATGAGTAAAATTTTGTCATAATATTTCAAGTTTAAGTCATCTTATATTCTCTTGTGTCAACACTATGAAGGAAATGTCTGTCCAGATCAAGGAGGCAGGAGCACCAGTAGCTCCTCAGCGGGAGGCAGAGGAGCCCTTCCGCTACCTTCCCACTTGAACCTGCTGTCCATCCTGAGCCTTCACTGAGAATGCAGCCGATGCCTTTTGATGCCTTTTGCTATGTCAGCGGGTGCAGCTGCTCAGGGTCACCCTGAAGGACTCCCTGAAGCCTGGATGGAATTCCTCAGCATGCCACGGAGAGAGCTGGCACAACTGAAGGAGAAGGCTGTGTTGCCGAGGTTCTGTGCAGAGCGAGGACTTTGCTTTCTGGGTTGTTTGTCAGACACCGActtcacagcacagctgcatCTGACCTTACTAAGCTCATATTTAAATCACAGCAAGAGAGTCTCAGTTTCAGGGTAAGGCTTTATAAGCAAATGAATGCACAAGGAACACAATTTGGTAGACAACACTGAAGTACCTATAACACTGTTTAGGttaacagggtttttttaacagtaaTTAAATTCAGTCAATAATTTACACTACTTTAAAATGACTGAAAAGTTCTGAATAAAacaagtagaaaataatggaataaCAAGTAGAAAATAAGAGAGTTTTTTCCTTCAGTTATAGTTCATACTTAGTGTTCACACTTTATAATTAGATAGTGTgttcttaatttctttcaaatagtAAGATTTAATTGCAATAATAAGTACCATTAAATAACTGCTAATATATAATATTAGGTTTAATGCTGACAAAAACTATTTAGATTAGCCACTGTTACTATATGAATATACTGGTTCATTCCattgagaaaaaatattaaaaatatgaatgaaaaataatctgaaaaaaatggaTTAATTTGTCAGTTGAATTTGAATTTTGACGATTTTTGCCAACTGAATTTTCTGTCTGGTGAAAATCTGTTTTCACCAGATGATTTTTCTCGGATTCAGATCTGTAGCACATAATGAGgtttattccttttttccccatgtcTGGAGTAGTGTTTTGAACTAGTACTGTCCATTTCTGACTTCAAGTCATGAAGAAATAGTTGTGCTAGTGGAACTTACCAATCATTACTGTTATGAATGAAGTTCTATATGTCTAATTTAATAAACAACAAAATTGAATTTAGCAGCAATTTTAATTAAAGAGCAATTTTCTATAAATGAATACAATCAAGTATCTTAAATATAATCAAGCATATACAAAAAATTTGGCAGTGATTAATTGTGATTAAGGTTCATATAAAGCATAAGCAAAAccagccagggcacagggaaggcTTCTCACCCTGCCTCACATATGAAACCAAGTAATCCAAACTAAACTTGTGTACTTATGCTAATACATATTCAtcaatatttttctgtaaatctCCTCCTATTTTTGATTCTTGAAATCTACATCACTACACTGCATAGCGCATGCTCCATTTGTTGCTGGGGGTCTCCTggctttttggtggtcttttcAGAGGAAGGCTCGCTGTCTTCCTTGCTGCCCTCTGAATAAGCTCACAGGTTGCACATGCACACTAAGCTTTGTGTTATGTAAGTAAGCATTATGTTCCAAAAATAAGCCTTATTATTTCATAGATAAAACCACAACTTAGATTCCATACCTGGAATTGTCCCAACTTTGTTCATCCCAAGGCCGATTCTGTTTTGTGATCTTGCTTATCTCAATACTACATCCTGTATCCTATTTTTCACATGTAATATCTGCAAAGGGGCCCATCTGCTTTGTAACACTAATCACGTATACTTTTCCTTTATTACTTTATaacaattattttctaaaatattatatattttattatagttacaatttaaaacaaatcaTATCCATTTATCACAactacagtttaaaaaaatcacacttcTTAAAGacccttttctttaaaattgtgGAAGTAAAATGCACCTTAAAGTATATGACTGACAGAAATTTTGTAAGACAGGCTAAAATATTACAACACTTTAAGTTAGGATTTACCTTCTAAACACTCTATCTGCTGCTCCAAACTTTAAtgttctgctttaaaaattgtattatGACCTTTAGCCTCAAATACTTTATGTTAAGAATGCCAATATATAAGATGGGTTTGATCCAAATGGCAAAATAAAGGTTTGACACATATTCACGAGGCAAACAGCAGTGGCCATTTAGAACACATTGGTTCATTCACCCAAAATCCTGGGAAGTAATCTGTTCTAGGAAATAGGGTCTTTATCACAAAGTTAAGTAATACAAGTCATACACCCCTGCTCTAACTCATCTAATTACACTAGGACACTTTCATCACAAATCCACAAACTACTTCCTTGCAAATCAAATTACACAAAAAGTAGCAACAACTTTACTGTGAAGACAAACCCAACATAATATGAACAAGACTGTAATTTGGTACATTACAGATGAAGTAAAGTAGAAATATTACTTATTATAAAATTTTTACCTTGCAGCATGGCCGCTGTTTCAATCAGGAAAGGTGTTGTCTATGCAAATAGTCAAAATTTCTAATAGACTTTGATAGCTGAGAATTGTCAATGCCCATAATTCACAACAAAACTGTGATTCACAAAAAGTACCTCTGATGTTTCCCATGAGATGCCATGGGTATCAGGTAATGAATTAATCAATATAAGGGTGATATAAACATACATGAatattattttgattattttatcACTCTCAGCAGTTGTAAATCTAGACGCAATATTTTGTGCCTTGAAATCTTAAAATCATAGCTTACGATGAGTTGCTTTATGACACTAATTTGGCTTAAAATAAGTGATATTTATTCATTTGGAATGGCAACCTGAAATTCACAGTGGTTAGATACAGTTATCTGCTTTGGTTGGGTATCTGAAAACTCAGATATAACTGTAGATAGTTTCTGGTGCATGGAGTCTACAGAAAGCATACTGACAATTCTTTTCCTCCAGCAAGCAGCCACTATTCCATAATTGATTCCTTTTTCTCATTGACAATGTCTGAGATTACATCTGACTTGCCCATGTGATGTGGTATTAGAAACCAACTGTCAGACATCAAAAACATTTCACAACAGGAGCTATTGATAGGGTTATTTCTTGAGTATAGGAAATAAATGATGTCAACTCTACCTCCCACTGAACTGCCCCACAGGAACTTGcctgtgttttttgtttctttattggAGACAGCTGGTTTTAGTTCAAAGACACATCATCTGACAGACTGACTGCTAAGTGTATCAGACTGCTAATGCCACGCTGAGAGGCACACAAACCCAAGTGGGTTTAGTACAAGTCTTATTATTCAACTAATTATCTTAAAATTTATCTTCCTAAGGACAAAAGTGAGCATTTTAAATTTCTACTTGCCATGTACAAAGATTACCAGCTCTTGGAGTCCTGGACAATTTGGTATTTTACTAAACTAGATTCCTTGTGCCAACATTGTAGAAATGATCATTTGCTATTTGGTcacccaattttttttttttttactgtgtgcTAAACTATAAGCTAGGTATCTTATTGGAAAGTTATACAGAAAAATTCCAGAGCAAATCAGTTTTCAGAGCcaacactttttcctttttcatctcAACCTACACATACCTCAAATAGTCCATTTATTCATGCCTGTAATGATTCTCTACTGCCTTCTATTTTACCTGTCTCTCTTCTTGCATTTGCAAAAACATGTCTGAAATGCTATAAAATCAAAATGCTCTGCCTATCAAACACATATAAATGGAgtattttagg includes these proteins:
- the ZBTB38 gene encoding zinc finger and BTB domain-containing protein 38 isoform X1; its protein translation is MTVMSHSKDLKDDFHSDTVLSILNEQRIRGILCDVTIIVEDTKFKAHSNVLAASSLYFKNIFWSRTICISGHVLELDDLKAEVFTEILNYIYSSTVVVKRQETVTDLAAAGKKLGISFLEDLTDVNFSSSPCPYSYCVNEKGTVKEEKHEKRHEDSAVTNGPRITNAFSIFETENNLFSPLDLRASFKKVSDTIQAPSIGLDRSDVCKDAEPASTLAEHSYAVSSGGDTSQGAPFVDQDSSPSYQVAEDRYENHQATPVIQQGKQAGSIPKSAFMPQGTGLAVAKVPASTVTTAEAQHEAVTDQTITSFPKSQNKPGDLRVSREEENTSANVSASGATVTPPVYSCNYCAKSFNDRVLLTAHLQLHSEHQETFICKYCSKQFANLNILESHEQVCMRSSNLPAHNGNEQNFADNCTATEGRNGSSCANTEPLLSENSITDCSNANCTLPETDHLVKVVDGQILYTCVVCKRSYVTLSSLRRHANVHSWRRTYPCHYCNKVFALAEYRTRHEIWHTGERRYQCIFCLETFMTYYILKNHQKSFHAIDHRLSVNKKTANGGLKPNMYPYKLYRLLPMKCRRLPYKSYRNSSYENVPTSTQANETASTNCFIPSSLSSELPPLNFQHSIISNNRTLALDTSSCNNTASSTNTQNSFSGGAGILNSDLQRDFFPAEKRVSTAANDSGSQECDSSVVSLANVNENSTSVISYSSSAPSVIMHSSRVSSVIMHSKTVTSIENSKTESSNSLPSQSVSDDCKYGSDNYGKCITKSKTIKEKKKTLLYNRAEVTEDTQHMTGSEGSCSKTTNTVQESSKTETYIAKPALPGTSADSNVAPLCQITVKIGNEAIVKRHILGSKLFCKRGRKSKHESKQDNLIEEPEIEVKEKSPSRLYSSECLELTEMCDDVSDQDSSDKPWRPYYNYKPKKKSKQLRKMKKTKWRKKHGSKSTGMENHNTCSREYALRNAPEEKVVSQEENAEMPNLHCELCERDQSSTAEAQEHVHWHVAASKPYICELCQKKFQSPSTLKMHMRCHTGEKPYTCKTCGKCFSVPGNLQKHERIHLGVKDFVCQYCNKAFTLNETLKIHERIHTGEKRYHCQFCFQSFLYLSTKRNHEQRHVREHNGKGYACFQCPKICKTAAALGMHQKKHLFKSPGAQDRKEQFCNESTKLVESPHLLGSEGSEVKNTQNVTPEVIL
- the ZBTB38 gene encoding zinc finger and BTB domain-containing protein 38 isoform X3; this translates as MQMTVMSHSKDLKDDFHSDTVLSILNEQRIRGILCDVTIIVEDTKFKAHSNVLAASSLYFKNIFWSRTICISGHVLELDDLKAEVFTEILNYIYSSTVVVKRQETVTDLAAAGKKLGISFLEDLTDVNFSSSPCPYSYCVNEKGTVKEEKHEKRHEDSAVTNGPRITNAFSIFETENNLFSPLDLRASFKKVSDTIQAPSIGLDRSDVCKDAEPASTLAEHSYAVSSGGDTSQGAPFVDQDSSPSYQVAEDRYENHQATPVIQQGKQAGSIPKSAFMPQGTGLAVAKVPASTVTTAEAQHEAVTDQTITSFPKSQNKPGDLRVSREEENTSANVSASGATVTPPVYSCNYCAKSFNDRVLLTAHLQLHSEHQETFICKYCSKQFANLNILESHEQVCMRSSNLPAHNGNEQNFADNCTATEGRNGSSCANTEPLLSENSITDCSNANCTLPETDHLVKVVDGQILYTCVVCKRSYVTLSSLRRHANVHSWRRTYPCHYCNKVFALAEYRTRHEIWHTGERRYQCIFCLETFMTYYILKNHQKSFHAIDHRLSVNKKTANGGLKPNMYPYKLYRLLPMKCRRLPYKSYRNSSYENVPTSTQANETASTNCFIPSSLSSELPPLNFQHSIISNNRTLALDTSSCNNTASSTNTQNSFSGGAGILNSDLQRDFFPAEKRVSTAANDSGSQECDSSVVSLANVNENSTSVISYSSSAPSVIMHSSRVSSVIMHSKTVTSIENSKTESSNSLPSQSVSDDCKYGSDNYGKCITKSKTIKEKKKTLLYNRAEVTEDTQHMTGSEGSCSKTTNTVQESSKTETYIAKPALPGTSADSNVAPLCQITVKIGNEAIVKRHILGSKLFCKRGRKSKHESKQDNLIEEPEIEVKEKSPSRLYSSECLELTEMCDDVSDQDSSDKPWRPYYNYKPKKKSKQLRKMKKTKWRKKHGSKSTGMENHNTCSREYALRNAPEEKVVSQEENAEMPNLHCELCERDQSSTAEAQEHVHWHVAASKPYICELCQKKFQSPSTLKMHMRCHTGEKPYTCKTCGKCFSVPGNLQKHERIHLGVKDFVCQYCNKAFTLNETLKIHERIHTGEKRYHCQFCFQSFLYLSTKRNHEQRHVREHNGKGYACFQCPKICKTAAALGMHQKKHLFKSPGAQDRKEQFCNESTKLVESPHLLGSEGSEVKNTQNVTPEVIL
- the ZBTB38 gene encoding zinc finger and BTB domain-containing protein 38 isoform X2; this translates as MPEVAGRLQHPEPGSPAADTGLVKRFHKKLGSHHSSDGWTVSFQMTVMSHSKDLKDDFHSDTVLSILNEQRIRGILCDVTIIVEDTKFKAHSNVLAASSLYFKNIFWSRTICISGHVLELDDLKAEVFTEILNYIYSSTVVVKRQETVTDLAAAGKKLGISFLEDLTDVNFSSSPCPYSYCVNEKGTVKEEKHEKRHEDSAVTNGPRITNAFSIFETENNLFSPLDLRASFKKVSDTIQAPSIGLDRSDVCKDAEPASTLAEHSYAVSSGGDTSQGAPFVDQDSSPSYQVAEDRYENHQATPVIQQGKQAGSIPKSAFMPQGTGLAVAKVPASTVTTAEAQHEAVTDQTITSFPKSQNKPGDLRVSREEENTSANVSASGATVTPPVYSCNYCAKSFNDRVLLTAHLQLHSEHQETFICKYCSKQFANLNILESHEQVCMRSSNLPAHNGNEQNFADNCTATEGRNGSSCANTEPLLSENSITDCSNANCTLPETDHLVKVVDGQILYTCVVCKRSYVTLSSLRRHANVHSWRRTYPCHYCNKVFALAEYRTRHEIWHTGERRYQCIFCLETFMTYYILKNHQKSFHAIDHRLSVNKKTANGGLKPNMYPYKLYRLLPMKCRRLPYKSYRNSSYENVPTSTQANETASTNCFIPSSLSSELPPLNFQHSIISNNRTLALDTSSCNNTASSTNTQNSFSGGAGILNSDLQRDFFPAEKRVSTAANDSGSQECDSSVVSLANVNENSTSVISYSSSAPSVIMHSSRVSSVIMHSKTVTSIENSKTESSNSLPSQSVSDDCKYGSDNYGKCITKSKTIKEKKKTLLYNRAEVTEDTQHMTGSEGSCSKTTNTVQESSKTETYIAKPALPGTSADSNVAPLCQITVKIGNEAIVKRHILGSKLFCKRGRKSKHESKQDNLIEEPEIEVKEKSPSRLYSSECLELTEMCDDVSDQDSSDKPWRPYYNYKPKKKSKQLRKMKKTKWRKKHGSKSTGMENHNTCSREYALRNAPEEKVVSQEENAEMPNLHCELCERDQSSTAEAQEHVHWHVAASKPYICELCQKKFQSPSTLKMHMRCHTGEKPYTCKTCGKCFSVPGNLQKHERIHLGVKDFVCQYCNKAFTLNETLKIHERIHTGEKRYHCQFCFQSFLYLSTKRNHEQRHVREHNGKGYACFQCPKICKTAAALGMHQKKHLFKSPGAQDRKEQFCNESTKLVESPHLLGSEGSEVKNTQNVTPEVIL